The proteins below come from a single Leifsonia sp. 1010 genomic window:
- a CDS encoding carbohydrate ABC transporter permease has protein sequence MTATLAPAAAPRAATTTRRRRVGRTAERWLLFAAALVLTAIVLLPVIVIVLTAFKPASEINAYPPTLLPGTWTLDNFTKIFSDLPFGRLFLNSLVFAGGVTVFALVFDSLAAYALARIDFRGSRVVLIVIVASLMIPFQATLIPVYQLVAQLGWVNTFAGLIIPRAADAFGIFFLRQFFIALPRDLDNAARIDGAGEFRIFRSIVLPNAVPALLTLAIFTFVNNWNDLLWPLVFTTSPEMGTITSGLTLLTGPSGIIPYGTMMAGSLIAVLPLAVMFLIMQRRFIESVATTGLK, from the coding sequence ATGACCGCCACCCTCGCCCCGGCCGCAGCGCCCCGGGCCGCAACGACGACCCGCAGACGGCGCGTCGGCCGCACCGCAGAGCGCTGGCTGCTCTTCGCCGCCGCGCTGGTGCTGACCGCCATCGTCCTGCTCCCCGTGATCGTGATCGTGCTCACGGCGTTCAAGCCGGCGTCCGAGATCAACGCCTACCCGCCGACCCTGCTCCCCGGCACATGGACGCTGGACAACTTCACGAAGATCTTCAGCGACCTCCCGTTCGGCCGGCTCTTCCTCAACAGCCTGGTCTTCGCGGGCGGAGTGACCGTCTTCGCTCTCGTATTCGACTCGCTCGCGGCCTACGCCCTCGCCCGCATCGACTTCCGCGGCAGCCGGGTCGTGCTGATCGTGATCGTGGCCAGCCTGATGATCCCGTTCCAGGCGACGCTCATCCCCGTCTACCAGCTGGTAGCGCAGCTCGGCTGGGTGAACACGTTCGCCGGGCTGATCATCCCGCGGGCGGCCGACGCATTCGGCATCTTCTTCCTGCGCCAGTTCTTCATCGCCCTCCCCCGCGACCTCGACAACGCGGCACGGATCGACGGGGCAGGCGAGTTCCGCATCTTCCGGAGCATCGTGCTCCCGAACGCCGTCCCGGCGCTCCTCACGCTCGCCATCTTCACCTTCGTGAACAACTGGAACGACCTGCTCTGGCCGCTCGTCTTCACCACATCGCCGGAGATGGGCACGATCACGTCGGGCCTCACCCTGCTGACCGGACCGAGCGGGATCATCCCCTACGGCACGATGATGGCCGGATCGCTGATCGCCGTGCTGCCGCTCGCCGTCATGTTCCTGATCATGCAGCGCCGCTTCATCGAGAGCGTCGCGACCACGGGGCTCAAGTGA
- a CDS encoding alpha-N-arabinofuranosidase, which yields MHHAHISLQPAATIGAVDPRLYGSFIEHLGRAVYDGIYEPGHPTADADGFRTDVIELVKELGVTTVRYPGGNFVSGFRWEDSVGPRDQRPQRLDLAWHSTETNEVGLHEFQGWLDKVGGELMLAVNLGTRGVAEALDLLEYTNHRGGSTLSERRIANGRTEPFGVRMWCLGNELDGPWQLGHSSPEEYGRLAAKTAQAMKMYDPDLQLVVCGSSSSSMPTFGEWERVTLTHTYDDVEFISCHAYYENTGDLGSFLASGVDMDYFIRSVVATADSVKAVRGSAKTIDISFDEWNIWYNTRFENVDRITGTDNWPIAPRLLEDTYTVSDAVVFGSLLITLLKHADRVKSASLAQLVNVIAPIMTEPGGPAWKQTTFFPFAATAAHGRGTALRVDVAGGTYDTERFGAVPLVDAVATHDAEAGRYALFAVNRSVEQPTELVVDLAVLGDDAASLTATATTLSDPDPDAANTREDPERVAPRALPVRRDGSLLIVELPAISWTEILLS from the coding sequence ATGCATCACGCACACATCTCCCTCCAGCCCGCCGCCACGATCGGCGCGGTCGACCCGCGCCTGTACGGCTCGTTCATCGAGCACCTGGGTCGCGCCGTCTACGACGGCATCTACGAGCCCGGACACCCGACGGCCGACGCCGACGGGTTCCGCACCGATGTGATCGAGCTCGTCAAGGAGCTCGGGGTGACCACGGTGCGCTACCCGGGCGGCAATTTCGTCTCCGGTTTCCGCTGGGAGGACTCCGTCGGGCCGCGCGACCAGCGCCCGCAGCGGCTCGACCTCGCCTGGCACTCGACTGAGACCAACGAGGTCGGGTTGCACGAGTTCCAGGGGTGGCTCGACAAGGTCGGCGGCGAGTTGATGCTCGCGGTCAACCTGGGCACCCGCGGCGTCGCGGAGGCGCTCGACCTGCTCGAATACACCAATCACCGGGGCGGCTCCACGCTCTCCGAGCGGCGGATCGCGAACGGCCGCACCGAGCCGTTCGGCGTCAGGATGTGGTGCCTGGGCAACGAGCTGGACGGCCCGTGGCAGCTCGGCCACAGCTCGCCGGAGGAGTACGGACGCCTCGCGGCGAAGACCGCGCAGGCCATGAAGATGTACGACCCCGACCTGCAGCTCGTCGTGTGCGGCTCCTCCAGCTCGTCGATGCCCACGTTCGGCGAGTGGGAGCGTGTGACCCTCACGCACACCTACGACGACGTGGAGTTCATCTCGTGCCACGCGTACTACGAGAACACCGGCGACCTGGGCAGCTTCCTGGCCTCCGGGGTCGACATGGACTACTTCATCCGCAGCGTCGTCGCCACCGCCGACAGCGTGAAGGCCGTGCGCGGCAGCGCGAAGACGATCGACATCTCCTTCGACGAGTGGAACATCTGGTACAACACCCGGTTCGAGAACGTCGACCGAATCACCGGGACCGACAACTGGCCGATCGCACCCCGGCTGCTGGAGGACACGTACACCGTCTCCGACGCCGTCGTCTTCGGCAGCCTCCTCATCACCCTGCTGAAGCACGCCGACCGGGTGAAGAGCGCATCCCTCGCCCAGCTGGTCAACGTGATCGCCCCGATCATGACCGAGCCCGGCGGCCCGGCGTGGAAGCAGACGACGTTCTTCCCGTTCGCCGCCACCGCCGCGCACGGACGCGGCACCGCCCTCCGGGTCGATGTCGCCGGCGGTACGTACGACACCGAGCGCTTCGGGGCGGTGCCCCTGGTGGATGCCGTGGCCACTCATGACGCGGAGGCCGGCCGCTACGCGCTCTTCGCGGTGAACCGCTCCGTCGAGCAGCCGACGGAACTGGTCGTCGACCTGGCCGTGCTCGGCGACGACGCCGCCTCCCTGACCGCGACGGCCACGACACTCAGCGACCCCGATCCGGACGCCGCCAACACCCGGGAGGACCCCGAGCGCGTCGCTCCACGTGCGCTGCCGGTGCGCCGCGACGGCTCACTCCTGATCGTGGAGCTCCCGGCCATCTCCTGGACGGAGATCCTGCTGAGCTGA
- a CDS encoding family 1 glycosylhydrolase — protein MTAPRWFEDGRLHLGLGIEDTFVPQERPGERAIDEYELTEHYDRYRDDFALAAGVGAEVLRWGVPWYRIAPEPGRWDWDWTDRAVDALLGASLRPIIDLLHYGTPLWLTDQFASADYPQHVAEFADRFGERYGDRVVDYTPVNEPVIHALFSGEYGYWPPYRTGAEGFATIAANLARGFVLSQEALAARIGDRATFVHVDAAISYVGDDVAPEHREEAERLRHQVHLVEDLVTGRVDDAHPLRDRLAPAVTDAELDWFAAHAVRPDIMGVNYYPRHSTELFEAGVRHGGGFADPRPSVDRGTQGLREALERFAARYGAPVMVTETCVTGTVEERIHWLDESLALVESMRSEGAPVVGYVWWPLFDMYEWTWRHSDRPRADHLLTMGLHDLVESPDGLLRRPNPVADRFRAYAARLAPLPAR, from the coding sequence GTGACGGCCCCGCGCTGGTTCGAGGACGGCCGCCTGCACCTCGGACTCGGGATCGAGGACACCTTCGTGCCGCAGGAGCGGCCCGGCGAGCGCGCCATCGACGAGTACGAGCTCACCGAGCACTACGACCGGTACCGCGACGACTTCGCCCTCGCCGCGGGTGTGGGCGCCGAGGTGCTGCGCTGGGGCGTGCCCTGGTACCGGATCGCGCCGGAGCCCGGCCGCTGGGACTGGGACTGGACCGACCGGGCGGTGGATGCGCTGCTCGGGGCCAGCCTCCGGCCCATCATCGACCTGCTCCACTACGGCACGCCCCTCTGGCTGACCGACCAGTTCGCCTCCGCTGACTATCCCCAGCACGTCGCCGAGTTCGCGGACCGCTTCGGCGAGCGCTACGGCGACCGGGTCGTGGACTACACGCCGGTGAACGAGCCGGTCATCCACGCGCTGTTCTCCGGGGAGTACGGCTACTGGCCGCCCTACCGGACCGGCGCAGAGGGTTTCGCGACCATCGCGGCGAACCTGGCGCGCGGTTTCGTGCTCAGCCAGGAGGCGCTGGCCGCCCGCATCGGCGACCGCGCGACCTTCGTGCACGTCGACGCCGCCATCAGCTACGTCGGAGACGACGTCGCGCCCGAGCATCGCGAGGAGGCGGAACGGCTGCGCCACCAGGTGCACCTCGTCGAGGACCTCGTCACCGGCCGCGTCGACGACGCGCATCCGCTCCGCGACCGGCTCGCCCCAGCGGTGACGGACGCCGAGCTGGACTGGTTCGCCGCCCACGCCGTGCGCCCCGACATCATGGGCGTCAACTACTACCCGCGGCACTCCACCGAGCTGTTCGAGGCGGGCGTTCGGCACGGCGGCGGCTTCGCCGACCCGCGACCGAGCGTCGACCGCGGGACGCAGGGCCTCCGCGAGGCGCTCGAGCGTTTCGCCGCACGGTACGGCGCACCGGTGATGGTCACCGAGACGTGCGTGACGGGAACGGTCGAGGAGCGCATCCACTGGCTGGATGAGTCGCTCGCCCTCGTGGAGAGCATGCGGTCCGAGGGAGCACCCGTCGTCGGGTACGTCTGGTGGCCCCTGTTCGACATGTACGAGTGGACGTGGCGGCACAGCGACCGCCCGCGCGCGGACCACCTCCTGACGATGGGGCTCCACGACCTGGTCGAATCGCCGGACGGTCTGCTGCGCAGGCCGAACCCCGTCGCCGACCGCTTCCGCGCCTACGCCGCCCGGCTCGCCCCTCTGCCCGCCCGATGA